The Hevea brasiliensis isolate MT/VB/25A 57/8 chromosome 9, ASM3005281v1, whole genome shotgun sequence nucleotide sequence TATgtcatattgattgtattccttgtTCTGTAAAAAGTTTGTGAATCAATACAATCaaatccatcttctttctttcatTTCCACTTCTAGCTTGTTTTCTTACTCTCTACTCTATCAATTTGGTCTGACCTGCCGGATCCACATGACCAAAACAAGGATGGAGGGAAGAATGGATAAGGTAGAGGGGAGTATTACTGATTTGGAAGAAGCCATCACAGCTATTCGGTTGAACCAGGATCAGATACGACTGGACCAAGAACAACGGTTCAGTAGATTGGAAAATATGATTGCGGCACTAGCGAGGGGTAAAAGTAATTCTGAAATGAATGGTACATCTACTCCATCTTCTCCACCGCATCATCAAGGAGATACCCTAGCCACCAAGTCTAATGCTAAAGCATTGCTATTGGAGGATGTGTCTACTGTTACAAAGAAGGTCGAAATGCCAAGCTTTGATGGGGCTGACCCAGTAGGATGGGTGGCAAGAACAGAGCAGTATTTTGAAATCCATGGTATTCAAAATGAACTCAAAGTGTCACTCGCTCTCGTGAGTATGGAAGGAGCACTTTTGCAGTGGCTTCAATGGTTAAGGCAGCGTAATCCACAGTTAACTTGGGAACAACTTTGGCAAGAGCTTATGCAGCGGTATAGTGACGAGATGTCCGACAATCCATATGAGCATTTGGTCGCACTGCAACATCTTGGTACCGTAGCTGATTATGTTGATGAATTTGTAGCAAGGGCCTCTCTGGTTCCAGACATCTCAGATAGACAATGCTTGAGATTCTTTTTGAATGGCTTGAGAGAAGACATACGCTTGCGTCTGCGTTCTCATAAAACTACGGAtttgtataaaataatgaaactgGCTTGTGAAATTGAGAGACAGTGGTGGCATTCTTCCAAAGATAAGGCAGCACACAATTTCTCCGATGGGATGGAGATGAAGTATCCCTTACATGGGTTAGGACAAAAAGCCCGATTTCTCAGGACCAACGTCCATATTTTGGCCCAAGTTCAGTTCAGAAGAGAGATGGGCCCTTAACTAAACCACCTTATAAAAAACCAATAGCTCTTCCAGCTCCTCCAGCAAAATCTTTGACAACTCAACTAAAACAAAGAGGTACCAGGCAGTATTCACATCAGGAGTATCAAGAACTTAGGGCAAAAGGTTATGTTTCAGATGTAAACAACCCTATTCTCCATTGCATGAGTGTCCTAACAAATCATTGAGGGCCTCAATTGGAGGGGAAGATGAATATTTGACTGAGGCAGGGGAACTAGCAGAGATGGAAGAGTGGAGGTTTGGGAATGGTACCGGAACTGGATGAAACCCATTTCTCTCGATTGGAGTTGCCCTCATTCTCAGTAGGAGGGATTCAGTGACCAAGAACCATGAAATTTCAAGGGCGGATTGTAAATCAACCCATGGTAGTGTTAGTGGACAGCGGTGCGAGCCATAATTTCATTTCTAATCAGTTAGTGCAGCGCCTACAATTGCCCATTTCTGCCACACCCTCTTTTAATGTTAAGTTAGGTGATGGGTGCAAGGTTTCCTCAACTAGATCATGTAAGCAATTAGAGCTCCAATTACTTGATTATATAGTTAATACTGACTGTTATGTGTTTCCTTTAAGGGTTGTTGATTTTATTTTGGCAGTAGCGTGGTTAGAAACTCTGGGTGAGATGCATGCTAATTGGCGAAAGATGACCTTGAAATTCCAAATGGGCAATCGTACTGTATTTTTACAGGGAGATCCATCTTTGAGTCGTACTCTAGTTTCTTTATGAGCACTAAGGAAAACTGTTGATGTAGAATTTTCTGCTATTTTGTGGCCCATGGAATCTGATGGGGGCAATAATGAAGCAATAAATAACTTGTACTCTGATCAACAAGAGGCTATGCAAACCATGCTTCACCAATTTGTTGATGTCTTTGCTGAAATCAAATCCTTGCCACCTCAAAGGCAAGCTGACCACCAGATTCCTCTTCTGCCCAAAACGGAACCAGTGTCCGTACGACCTTACAAGTATGGGCATGTTCAGAAAGATGAAATTGAGAAACTAGTATCTGAAATGCTTTCGGCTGGAATTATTCGTCCTAGTAGCAGTCCCTTCTCCAGCCCAATATTGTTGGTTAAGAAAAAAGATGGGAGTTGGCGTTTTTGCATTGACTATCGCCAATTGAACAAGGCTACAATGCCAAACAAATATCAAATTTCAGTGATTCAAGAGCTGTAacggtcaggctccaaccactaaagaaattgtccgctttggccataagcctcacggttttgtcccataggtgaaatGAAGAACTTCCCAGGAAGTCACCTATCATagaatttctctcaaacgagcacgcttaaccctggagttcttccaactctccaggccattccaccaaaaggtgcctctagtgattagttctcccattttatatatcattaccttcCACTACCATTCCAATGTGGGACGAGTTTCCCATTTTCAGGGAGCTTTTCGCCTCATCCATCCTAATCGAAGCAATTAGTCGCTGGCTCACCCCCTTAAGACTCGAGTGTCCTCACTCAACGCACCGTGCTAAGGGAGCTTTTGGCTCTGGTACCAATAAAGCAAActctaaactaaagcctaattagtagagagcactcaagaaaacaaaaaaaaaattaagagtttggggcaagaggaatttcagccaaggtggttCCATGAGGGGAGTGAAGATTTGGTTGAATTGAAGGTTGATTTAGGCTATGGAGAGCTTgaagacaaggttagtgctaacaatTCCTATCAATTTTGAAGTTTTAAGAATTTTAGTTAGGGTTTGCTATAATTAGggattttcttatttatgctCCAGTGACTGGTTGCTTTGCTTAGGATGGGCGAGGCGAAAAGCTCCCTGAAAAATGGAAAACTTGTCCCACATCAGAATGGGAGTGgaaggtaatgatatataaaatggggtaactaatcactagaggtgccttttggtggaatggcctggagagttggaagaactccagggttaagcgtgctcgcttgagagaaatcctaggataggtgacctcctgggaaattCTCCATTCCAATTATGGGACAAAATTGTGAGGTttatagccaaagcggacaattcctctagtggttggagcctgaccgtTACATTTAatagtatcagagcaaaggtttaggcgtttctaggtttAGATAGATAAAAAGAAATAGTGTAcataacatgcatgggccttaaattaggagtcgaggtgatactaatgcataTTTGTTCTTCTATCTGTTTTATAGGTTAGATGGCTTCTGATACTTCGGAACACGAATCCCCTAGACATGTGGAAGAGGTAGTTGAGAGTCATGTACCTGCTCGTAGTTAGAAGCAGgacaggagagaggagtcatcaCAGGGTGCCGTTGGTAGGGCACAGCAGACATTCTTAGAGCAGATGACTCAGATGCTTTGTCAGGTTGTCGGAGCTATACCACAGCCACTGCCATTGCCGCAGCCACAAGCATAGCTAGTTCAGAGGTCCCCactggagaaattgaggaagtaTGGGGCCGTTGATTTTAAGGGTACGAAGGAGGACGATCGAGCAGCTACAGAGCACTGGTTAGAGAGGACTGAGAGAGTACTACAGTAGTTGCACTGTATACCTGagtagcagttggagtgtgctctttcACTACTACAGGAGGACGCTTACCATTGGTGGGTTACGGTGTCCCGGGTTGTGCAGCTGACAATTTCTTCactaaaaataaattgaataacaAATTAAAATGGCACTAAAATTAATATGGGATAAAATAAGATATGATAAGGTGTTTTGGCACAGAATGTGGCATTCCTTGCTCGGCTGCACTATAGATCGGATAAGGGGGTGTTAAAAGAGCTCTTGGATGAATTACATGGAGCTCAAtatttttcaaagcttgatttaaaATCCGGATATCATCAGATTCAGGTGGCAGCTCTTGATATTCACAAGACAGCGTTTCGGACGCATTCGGTGCACTACGAGTTTCTTGTAATGCCATTTGGACTAATGAATGCTCCAGCGACTTTTCAAGCCTTGATGAATGATATCTTTCGTCCATATTTACGGAAATTTATACTTGTGTTTTTCGATAATATTCTTATTTCCAGTCGTGATTGGGAATCTCATATGCAACATTTACATAAGGTTCTTGAGCTTTTGCGGCAACATCATTTACATGTGAATCAAAAGAAATGTTCTTTTGGAAAGACTTCAGTCGAATAACTTggtcatataatttctattaagggaGTGGAGATGGATCCTACCAAGGTTTCCAGTATAAGTACATGGCCTATTCCGAAGCCAGTTAGGGCAGTACGTGGATTTTTGGGGTTAACAGGCTATTATAGGAGGTTCATCTTGAATTATGGATAGCTTGCACTCCCTCTTACAGCCCTACTTAAAAAGGAGGCTCAAGTTTCGTTTCAATGGAATACTGAAGCACAACAATCCTCGATGCACTTAAAAAGGCAATTGTATCCTCACATGTTCTAACCATGCCTAATTTTTCTTTGCCTTTTGTGGTAGAGTGTGATGCCTCAGGAAGTGGTGTTGGAGCTGTTTTAATGCAACAAAATCGACCAATTGCCTATGTCAGCAAGGCCATATCGGATAAATCTACCGTTTGTCAGCTTATGAGAGGGAGTTAATGGCATTGGTTTTAGCAATACAACGCTAGCGACCTTATCTCATTGGTCGAAAATTTACAGTGAGGACTGACCAACGGAGTCTGAAGCATCTTTTATTGCAGCAAGCTAGCACCCCAGCATAGCAGTACTGGCTTTCGAAGTTGATGGGATATAGTTTTATGATTGAATATAAAACTGGCCTCTCTAATAAGGCAACCGATGCCCTGTCTCGTAGGGATGAAGAAGTAGAATTACAGGCGATCTTAGTGCCTCAATGGGTTGATTGGGAGGAGATTGGGCACGAAGTGATGTAAGATGAACAATTGGGCAAAATTATAATGGAATTGTCAGCTGGATCAAAGGTGCAACCTGGATATTCGCGTATTCATGACAGGTTGTACTATAAAGGCAGATTAGTTTTACCAGCACAATCTGCTTGGATATCAAAACTTATTTCTGAGTTTCATTCCACACCACAAGGAGGGCATTCTGGGGCATTCCGCACTTATAGAAGGATGGCATCTAATTTTTATTGGAGGGAAATGATGAAAGCAATACAGACTTATGTAGCCTCTTGTCTAATTTGTCAAACGCATAAATACGACACTCAAGCTCCTGCAGATTTATTACAACCTCTTCCAATTTCAACAACAGTATGGGAAGATGTCTCCATTGACTTTGTAACAAGTCTTCCTCGATCAAATGGGGTTGACTGTATACTTGTAGTAGTGGATCGTCTCTccaaatttgggcattttattcctCTGCGCCACTCTTTTACAGTAATCAGTGGCTAAAGTCTTAACTAGAGAAGTGGTGAGGTTACACAGCAAACCAATGACTATTGTAAGTGATAGAGACCCTTTATTCCTTTGTAATTTCTGGGGTGAATTATTCAAATTGCAAGGCACTCAGTTGAAGTTCAGTTCAGCATATCATCCGCAAACGGATGGCCAAACGGAAGTGTTAAATCAATGCCTAGAGTCTTATCTTCAATGTTTCTCCTCAGAGCTGCCAAATGGATGGTCGAAATGGTTATGTTGGGCTAAGTACTGGTATAATACCAGCTTCCAAATTTCTGCAGGAAAAACCCCTTTTGAAATAGTATATGGTAGGCAACCTGCAACCTCCAGTCCTTCAACATTATTTGCCTAGAGAAACTAAGGTGGAGGCTGTTTCACAACACTTACAAGACCGGGATGAAATATTGAGACAGCTTCAGTTTAATCTTCATCGAGCTCAACAAAGGACGTTGAAACATGCCAATAAGCATAGAAGAGACCTGGAGTTTGCTGTTTGAGATCATGTTTTCCTTAAATTGAGGCCTCATCGACAACAATTTGTTGCATCTTGAATTTGTCCTAAGTTGTCTGCCCGTTATTAtggaccatttgaggtaattagGAGGATTGGGGCTGCGGCTTATAAGCTAAAGCTACCTGTTACTTCAAAGGTTCATCTTGTATTTCATATTTCCCAACTTAAGCGGGCTGTTGGTAATCACCCGGTTCTCACTAATTTACCAGTACATATGGAAGAACAAGATTAGATTATGGTGGAACCAGATCACATATGCCAACAACGACAGATTCGCAGAAATAATCAATTGGTGTCACAAGTGTTGGTTCAATGGGAAGGGCAATCTGTAGAGCAAGCAACTTGGCTAGATGAAGCTGATTTTCGTGGGCAATTCCCTTACTTCAGCCTTGAGGACAAGGCTGCTTCTCAACAGGTAGGCAATGATAAGGTTGAGAAGGGCCCAAGGCCTTCTAAGGTATATTCTAGAAGAGCTAAAGGGCAGGGCAAAGGGAGAGGAATCTTGCTGGAGGCTGCACATTTGGAATTAGCTGATGGAAAGAATAAAAGAGAGAAGGACACGTGGCCGAAGAGGTTATAACAGAAGAATTAGCTCCAGAATTTAAGGGGAGTAGCAAGGGAAATGAGGCATCTTTTGGCTACTGAGAAAAGGGAGGGCAGGATTTGTTTTCTCTGCACGGGATTCTTATCCTGGGGACTGGATGCTAGTCATTTatcatttctttatttttttctctttgaTTGTAATCGACTTTAAGAAATTTCATAGGAACTGTTAtgttatattgattgtattccttgtTCTGTAAAAAGTATGTGAATCAATACAATCaaatccatcttctttctttcatTTCCACTTCTAGCTTGTTTTCTTACTCTCTACTCTATCAGTAATTTAAAGGAAACATTTTAGGTAAATGTGAGACagaatagcatgcattaagacacTTATTAAGTGCTTTGCTTCTTGAGTTTAGTATTATTTTGAATATGTGTCAGCACAGCTTACATTTTCAATAAGGTTGTTAACAAAGAGTAGCCTACTAATGACTCATCAAGAAGTGGTTGTTCCTTAAATTGGTGCAATTCCTGAGAGATGCTTCCATTTATTGACATTTAACATGTGAATGATCTTTTACGCATGTTTGTGCTCATTTAAAAATGGGGAAAGTTTTGTTTTTAGAAAACTATGGGAAAATTGGAAAAagaaaacttattattttatgataaGTATTTTCCGAAGAAGCCGATTTGTTTCCATGTGAAATGGTTGTTCCTTAAATTGGTGCAATTCCTTAGAGATGCTTCCATTTATTGACATTTAACATATGAATGATCTTTTACGCATGTTTGTGCTCATTTAAAAACAGGGAAAGTTTTGTTTTTAGAAATCTATGGGCAAATTGGAAAAagaaaacttattattttatgataaGTATTTTCCGAAGAAGCCGATTTGTTTCCATGTGAAATGGTTGAGCTG carries:
- the LOC110632058 gene encoding uncharacterized protein LOC110632058 isoform X1; its protein translation is MTKTRMEGRMDKVEGSITDLEEAITAIRLNQDQIRLDQEQRFSRLENMIAALARGKSNSEMNGTSTPSSPPHHQGDTLATKSNAKALLLEDVSTVTKKVEMPSFDGADPVGWVARTEQYFEIHGIQNELKVSLALVSMEGALLQWLQWLRQRNPQLTWEQLWQELMQRYSDEMSDNPYEHLVALQHLGTVADYVDEFVARASLVPDISDRQCLRFFLNGLREDIRLRLRSHKTTDLYKIMKLACEIERQWWHSSKDKAAHNFSDGMEMKYPLHGLGQKARFLRTNVHILAQVQFRREMGP